GGTTTACGTTTATTCTTTTCGATCATTGCTTTTTTAGCCAAACCGTTCGCCTCCTTGTACTATTTTTGGAATGGCATTCCTAATTGTGCCAATAATTCTCTTGATTCTTCATCAGATTCTGCGGTAGTTACGATAACAACGTCTAACCCACGAACTTTATCAACTTCATCAAAGTCAATTTCTGGGAAGATTAATTGTTCACGAATACCCAAGGTGTAGTTACCACGTCCATCAAAGGAACGTTTACTAATTCCGCGGAAGTCACGAACACGAGGAAGTGAAACATTAATTAACTTGTCTAAGAAGTCATACATACGTTCACCACGTAAGGTAACTTTGGTACCAATAGGCATACCTTCACGTAAGCGGAAACCAGCGATTGATTTCTTCGCTTTGGTGATAATTGGTTTTTGACCAGAGATCTTGGTTAATTCTTCAACTGCATTTTCAAGATTTTTTGAGTTGGAGACAGCGTCGCCGACACCCATATTTAAAACAATCTTGTCAACTTTTGGCACTTGCATTGGAGAAGTATAGTTAAACTTTTCAATTAAAGCGTTCTTTACTTCGTTATTGTATTTTTCTTTTAAATGATTAGCCATAATCTGTTAGTTCCTCCTTCCTTGATTAATCTAAGGCTTTGCCAGATTTTTTAGCCACACGAACACGTTTGCCGTCACGTTCTTCAATGGCAACGCGGGTCTTTTCGTTGGTTTCTGGATCAATTAATTGGACATTTGATACATGAATCGCAGCTTCTTCTTCGATGATGCCGCCTTGTGGATTTGCTTGGGATGGACGTTGGTGTTTCTTCACTAAGTTTGCGCCTTCAACGAGCACGCGATCTTTCTTAGGGAAAGTTTTTAAAACTGTTCCTTGAACGCCTTTGTCTTTACCAGCAATAATTTCTACTTTATCACCTGTTTTAATACGCATCTTTTGGACACCTCTCTTTCAATATGATTAAAGTACTTCTGGAGCGAGTGAAATAATACGCATATAGTTGTTTTCACGTAATTCACGAGCTACTGGTCCAAAGATACGAGTTCCACGTGGTGTTTTGTCATCACGAATAATTACACAGGCATTTTCATCGAATTTGATGTATGAACCATCAGCACGACGTGTTCCACTCTTTGAGCGAACAATAACAGCTTTTACCACATCACCTTTTTTAACAACGCCACCGGGTGTAGCTTGTTTTACTGTACATACAATAACGTCACCGATGTTAGCTGTTTTACGACCTGAACCACCTAAAACGCTGACACATAGGACTTCACGTGCTCCTGAGTTATCAGCAACTTTCAAGCGACTTTCTGTTTGAATCATCTTCTAGTATCCTCCTTCCAGTTAGCGTTAAATAATAACTGATTTTTCAACAATTTCAACTAGACGGAAATATTTATCCTTAGATAGTGGACGGGTTTCCATAATTTTAACGGTGTCGCCTACTTTTGCTGAATTCTTTTCATCATGTACTTTATATTTCTTGGAATACGAAATACGTTTTTTGTATGTTGGATGGAATTTAAATGTGTCTACTTGGACAACGATCGTCTTATCCATTTTGTCGGAAACAACGCGTCCTTGTAGAACTTTACGGTGATTACGTTTTTCTGCCATTTCTTTAATATCCTCCTTTACTGATTAACGTTTTACGCGAGTTCTTGTTGACGCAATGCTGTTTTAATACGAGCAATTTGTTTACGAACTTGTTTAATACGCGCAGTATTTTCTAATTGACCGGTTGCCAATTGGAATCGTAAATTGAATAACTCTTGTTTGTATTCTTGTTCCTTTGCGTTTAATTCAGCCACGGAAAGATCTTTTAATTCAGAAAATTTATTCATTCGATTCACCACCTACATCACGTTTGACAATCTTACAACGAATTGGTAATTTGTGGGCGGCAAGACGTAGCGCTTCACGAGCAACTTCTTCAGGCACCCCTGCAATTTCAAATAAAATTTTTCCGCGTTTAACAGGAGCTACCCAGCCTTCTGGAGCACCTTTACCGGAACCCATACGAACACCAATGGCTTTGGCGGAGTATGGTTTGTGAGGGAAGATTTTAATCCATACTTTCCCTCCACGTTTCATATAACGTGTCATCGCGATACGGGCTGCTTCGATTTGGCGGTTGGTGATCCATTTAGAATCTAATGCTTGTAAGCCATATTCACCATAGGCGATTTCTTTACCGCCTTTAGCTTCTCCACGCATTTTTCCGCGGAACTCACGTCTATGTTTAACACGTTTAGGTACTAACACGATTATTCCTCCTCTTGATTATTAGTTGTTGGAAGAACTTCTCCACGGCAAATCCAAACTTTAACACCAATTTTACCATAGGTGGTGTCTGCTTCTACCCAGGCATAATCAATATCAGCACGTAGGGTATGTAGTGGAACAGTTCCTTCGTCTAATGCTTCGGTACGAGCCATATCAGCACCGTTTAAACGGCCAGATACTTGGACTTTGATACCTTGAGCGCCTGCTTTCATGGTGCGTTGAATGGCTTGTTTCATTGCACGACGGAAAGCGATACGGTTTTCTAATTGTTGAGCGATATTTTCGCCGACTAATTCTGCACTTAAGTCAGGTTGTTTAACTTCGATAACGTTGATGTGCACGCGTTTACCGGTTAATTGGTTAAGGTCTTTACGGAGTTTTTCAACTTCACTACCACCTTTACCGATTACCATACCTGGTTTTGCGGTATGCACATTGATGTTTACCTTGTTAGCTGCACGTTCAATTTCAACTTGTGAGATTGAAGCATCTTTTAGCGCGTCTTCAATATAACCACGGACAGCTAAGTCTTCATGTAACGTGTTGGCATAATCTTTTTCTTCAAACCAGCGTGCATCCCAGTCTTTAATGACCCCGATACGTAAACCGGTTGGATTAATTTTTTGACCCACTAATTACTCCTCCTCTGCTTCTTTTACCACAACGGTAATGTGGCTGGTGCGTTTATTGATACGTGAAGCTGCGCCTTTAGCACGTGGACGGAACCGTTTCATGGTTGGTCCTTCGTTCACATAGGCTTCACTGACATATAATTTAGTTACATCTAAGTCTGAATTGTGTTCTGCGTTAGCAACAGCTGACATTAACACCTTTTCAATCACAGGACTAGCTGCACGAGGGGTGTTTTTTAGAATAGCGATTGCTTCGCCAACGCTCTTGTTGCGAATTAAGTCAATTACTAAGCGCGCTTTACGGGCTGGAATTCTAACTGTTTTCGCAGTAGCTTTTGCAGATAAAACTTGTTCTGCCATTATTTATTTTCCTCCTCTCGCATTAACGACGTGTCTTCTTGTCGTCTGCAGCATGACCATGGTAAGTACGGGTAGGAACAAATTCACCTAATTTGTGTCCAACCATGTCTTCTTGAATATAAACTGGAACATGTTTACGTCCATCGTGAACAGCAATCGTTAAACCAATGAAGTTAGGAAAGATTGTTGAACGACGGGACCATGTTTTGATTACTTGTTTTTTATCGTTGTCTTGTTGTTCTTGAACCTTTTTCATTAAGTGTTCGTCACAAAAAGGTCCTTTTTTAATACTACGGCTCATTTACTCTGGCTCCTTTCGTCAAGATCTAGTTAGTTTAACGTTTCTTGCTACGGTGACGTACAATTAATTTATTGCTACGTGCGTTCTTATCACGAGTCTTAATACCACGAGCTGGTTTACCCCATGGGGTCATTTGAACCTTACGTCCGATTGGTGCACGACCTTCACCACCACCGTGTGGGTGATCGTTAGGGTTCATTACGGAACCACGAACAGTTGGGCGTTTACCTAACCAGCGACTACGTCCAGCTTTACCGCTGTTAATCAATTCGTGTTGTTCATTACCAACAGAACCAACAGTAGCCCGGCATGTACCTAAGATAAAACGTACTTCACCAGAGTTTAATTTTACTAGGACATATTTGTCTTCTTTACCTAAAACTTGAGCACTGGTACCAGCGGCACGAACTAATTGGCCACCCTTACCAGGTTTGGTTTCGATGTTGTGGATCACAGTACCAACTGGAATATTCTTAAGAGGTAAAGCATTACCTACTTTGATATCAGCGTCAGCACCAGATTGGATCCGGGTACCTACTTGTAAACCTTTAGGTGCGATGATGTAGGTTTTAACCCCGTCAGTATAATGGATTAATGCGATGTTAGCGGAACGGTTTGGATCGTATTCGATAGCTTTAACCACGCCTTCAACGTTATCTTTGTTACGTTTGAAGTCGATTAAACGGTAAGCTTGTTTGTGTCCACCACCATGGTGACGAACAGTGATACGACCTTGGTTGTTACGTCCAGCTCTTCTGGATTGTTTAGCTAATAAGCTTTTTTCAGGTGTTTTTTTGGTGATTTCGGAAAAATCGGAACCTGACATATTACGACGTCCGTTAGTTGTCGCTTTATAAACTTTAATCGCCACGTTAATTCCTCCTATTCTTCAGAATCTTCATCAGTTGTTGGGAAGATTTCAATTGATTGACCTTCAGCAACTTCGACAATGGCTTTGCGACGTTTGCGGGTATAACCTGCATAACGTCCCATACGTTTTAACTTGCCACGTACATTAAGGATGTTTACTTTAACAACTTTTACTTGGAAAAGTTCTTCAACAGCTTGTCTCACTTGAGTTTTGTTAGCGTCGGTAGCTACTTCAAAAGTGTACTTGTTGTCATCCATAGCTTCCATTGAAGCTTCAGTAATGATTGGGCGTAGAATAATATCTTGAGCACTCATTATGCAAGTACCTCCTCTACGTTAGAAAGAGCTGATTGAGTCATAAGCACTTTCACATGGTTTTCTAAGTCGTAAACGTTCACGTTATCTTCATCAACTACGGTAACATTGTTTAAGTTACGTGCAGATAAGTGGGCGTTAGTGTTGTCTTTATCAACTACCACTAAGACTTTTTCATTAACATTTAAGTTTTCGAGAATGTTTTTGAATTCTTTGGTCTTTGGTGCATCTAAGCTAAGTGCGTCAACAACCACTAAGTTGTCTTGGCTCACCTTACGTGATAATGCAGAACGTAAAGCTAAGCGACGTACCTTACGAGGTAACTTGTAGCTGTATGAACGTGGGGTAGGACCGAATGCGCGTCCACCACCAACCCATTGAGGAGCTCGGATAGAACCTTGACGAGCACGACCGGTTCCTTTTTGACGCCATGGTTTACGTCCACCACCACTAACAGCGGAACGGTTTTTCACTGAGTGGGTTCCTTGGCGACGGGAAGCGCGTTGCATCAAAATAACATCAAAGATTGCGGTTTCGTTTGGTTCAATAGCGAAGATGTCGTCTTTTACTTCGATTTCGCCGTTTTGTGAACCATCTTGTTTATATAAGTTGATTTTAGCCATTATTTTCTTCCTCCTTCCTCAATTATTCAGCTGATTTAGCAGCTGTCTTGATTTCAACAAGTGATTTCTTGGCACCTGGAACATTACCTTTCACTAAGATAACATTCTTGTCTGCCATCACTTTAACAATTTCTAAGTTTTGAATGGTTACAGTGTTGCCACCCATTTGTCCTGGTAAGTTTTTACCTTTGAAGACTTTGGAAGCATCTGAAGCCATACCCATTGATCCAGCAGCACGGTGGTAATGAGAACCGTGAGACATAGGACCACGTTGTTGACCATGACGTTTGATCGCGCCTTGGAAACCTTTACCTTTAGAGGTTCCAGTTACATCAACGATGTCGCCTTCTTGGAAAATATCCACCTTTACTTCGCTACCTACTTCGTATTCTCCTAGCTCAACATCTTTGAATTCGCGAATGAAGCGCTTAGGAGTAGTTTCTGCTTTTGCTACATGACCTTGTTCAGGTTTATTGGCAAGAACTTCACGTTTGTCGTCGAAACCTAATTGAACAGCTTCGTAACCATCGTTTTCCAAAGTTTTCACTTGTAAAACAACATTAGCTTGAGCTTCGATAACAGTAACTGGTACTAATTCGCCAGATTCAGTGAAGAACTGAGTCATACCTACTTTTTTACCTAAGATTCCTTTAGTCATGATTACACCTCCATAAAATTATTTTTTTAAAATTGGTTAACTAAATTAAAGTTTGATTTCGATGTCCACACCACTTGGTAAGTCGAGTTTCATTAAAGCGTCGACTGTCTTAGGTGTTGGGTTAACAATATCCACTAGGCGTTTGTGTGTACGCATTTCGAATTGTTCCCGTGAGTCTTTGTACTTGTGAGTTGCACGGATCACGGTGAAGATTGAGCGTTCAGTTGGTAGTGGGATTGGCCCTGCTACTTGTGCTCCTGTACGTTTAGCGGTTTCTACAATTTTTTGTGCGGATTGGTCTAACGCACGATGTTCATAAGCCTTTAAGCGGATACGAATTTTTTGTTTTGCCATTATATTTCCTCCTCGTCATAATTCTACGATTGACTAGCTCCATATGAAAGACCGGCTCCACCCTCTTGGCAAAGCTCCCGGGTGTGTCGCAACCTCATACTTCAAAGCTTGGGCTGTTTTGAATCCAGGGCATAGTAACCCCTGGAATTTACAGCACTCTTACAATTATACAGACATGTTGATGTGATATCAAGGGTTTTCGCTTACTTTTTTTAAAAAATCGCCAAAAATATTCATAAGGTCCCCTTTGTCTCCAAGCCTTCCCCCGTAGCTATAAGCATGAGTTAAATGGTCTAAGTGCCCACTGTATTGGTTGGGGAGCTTTCACTTAGATAGACAAAAAGAAACCGAGGCTTTCTATCTAATAAGACTCGGTTTCTCTTCTATTATATATATGTTCATTTTCGATGCTATTGAATGCCCTGATTATTAATGAAGGGATTCTTCATTAAAGATAACAACTGGCATGCCCACATAGGATTTAGCAAAGATGGTAGGCATGACATTGATTGAGGTATTGACACAGCCATAGGACCCTGCCATGTTGCGGTAGAGTTGCCCACCAAAGGCTGGTTGCCACTTAGCATCATGGATGCCTTCCGCATGGTAGTCAAAGGCCATCCAATAATCCACTGGTTGCTCGTAAGGGATTCCAGTGATTGGTGAATTGGCTCTTAGGATACTTGGTGACTCCATATTCCAAATTTCATTGGCACCCGGAATCGTTGGTGACTTGTCTTGGCCAGTAATCACATCGGTTTCCAGACTCAATTGTCCATTTTCATAGAGGAATAGTTTTTGGTTAGGGATATCAACTTCAATATAAGTATCCCCAAAGAAATTATCTACCTTATAGCCTTGGCCGGCAATACTTGGTTCAAAACTCTTATCCTCACCGGCTAAGACCGCTTGGGCCACTTCTTCTACAGCCCGGTCACGGTCAATATACCAGCCATAAATTCCAGGGAAAATGGTCACTGTCCCTGACATGGTCGACTTAAACTCATGTGGGTTTAATAAGCCCGACACTTTTTGGTTTAACTCTTGTAAGTAGTCAGAAATCTTAGAGCGGTTAACATCTAGAGAAGAATCTGCTTGAACAATCAGCCAGCTTTGAATGGTAGCGGGGTCAATCGGATAGTCTTTATCTTCGATATTAAGGGCTAGCTTCATCGAAGAAATCTTATTGAATTGCTCCATCTGCTTTTGTATTTCGGGATCATCGGACTTCACTTGAGGCTCTAAGTAAGCATCCTCCAACTTCACCTGATCTTGACCTTGGTCGATGGCTGTTTGAATCAATTGCCCTAATTTTTCCTTTGAAACTTGGTTTCCATTGCTTTCTTTTTTGATGCTTAATTGGTTATTGGCCTGGTCCACTACCACTTGGGCATTAGTGGGGGCTTGGCGCTCAGCATTATTAATCGCTAAGTCATTAACCAACCCTTTAAGAGCAGCTTCATTATCCTTACTTTCTTCAACTGCTAGGACGCCATGGTCTTGATTAAACCAAGCTAAAGGCCAAGTCCAAGCATTTTGTTGGGCTAAGACCTGTTCTAAGGAAGAACTGATATTAAATTGAATCCCAAGATCTTGGGGTTTGACTTCCTTAATCACTTGGTCTTTTTCCGTGACCTTAACCCCTAAGTTGGATAACTTGTCTTTGAGGCGACTTTCTGCCTCTTCCGGGCTTTGGTGGCTAATATCTGTTGCAGCCATCACCGTTTCTGGCAGGAAGTGTCCTTGATAATAGTAGCTCCCTCCTAAATAGACCAGTGCTAAGACACTGATCACCGTTACCAGAGCAATTAAAAAGCCCTTTTTTCCATTATGCTTACTAGCCATATCTTTTCCTCCCCGACAAGTTGCTTTCGTTTTCCACTAACAATTTGTCTTAATTTAGTAAATAACTATTAATAAAATACCGACAATTACCTGTTTTGTAAACCATTTAGTTCTAAAATTATTTTTAAAATAAAAAAAGGTAAGTTGTAAAATGAAGTGCATAAAAAAGGACGACACAAAAACAGTGAGGCTCTATACTTAAAAGCGTCTAAACCCAAGTAAAGGAGCACTCACTGGCTATGAAACATTCTAACACGAAACCAAGATCATATGCACACCTTTCTGCAGAAAAACGCGGAATCATTCAAGCAATGCACCGTGAAGGAAATAAACAGAAAGAGATTGCTAACGCCATCGGCGTTAATCAAAGCACCATATCTCGTGAATTAAAACGTGGAAAAACGCGTCAAATGACCTACGATCATCAATATGTTGATGTCTATTTAGCAGAGACTGGCTCGCGTGTTTATAAAGAAAATCGGTTAAATTCAAAGGCCAGAGGCGCTTTGTTCGGAAAGTCTACTTTCATAAAAGCCTTTGAAGAAGCCTTGCTTACGCCTAAAAAAGATCGTGTTTTCAGTGTTGATACGTTCATTCATAAGTATCGTAGAGAGCATCCTTTAGAAATCGTTCCTTGCACCAAAACCATGTATAAATATATCAACCTTGGTTTATTAAGAGTGAAAAATATTGATCTTCCTATGAAAACACGGATTCGCCCGAGAAAGCAATCAAGTGAGCCACGTGGGATAAATAAAAAGTTATTCGGAAAGAGTATTGATCAACGATGTCCAGACGTTCTTTTTAGAGAGGAATTTGGCCATTGGGAGCTTGACCTCGTGATAGGAAAAAAGACTAAGGGAGAGCCATGTATTATTACTCTAGTTGAGAGGAAAACGAGAAAACTTCTCACCAAGAAGACCTGGAGGTGGGATGCAGGCTCTATTGTGAAATCGATTAAAAAGATGATTCTCAAAGAGGGGCAAGCCTGTTTTAAAACCTTAACGACCGATAACGGTAGTGAATTTTCTAAACTATCTCATCTTGAATATGCTCTGAAGAATTTGGAAGTCTTTTTCGCTCATGCCTATTCTGCTTGGGAAAAAGGCAGTAATGAGAGACATAATCGCATGTTAAGAGAATACTTGCCCAAAGGGACAAGTTTTAAAAAGCTGACGTACCAGGAATTAGCACACTACACGAATACCATAAACAATCGCTTTAGAAAGATCTTAGATTATCAAACTCCCAATGATTGTTATAACATGGAAGTTGCGAAACTTCAGGAAACCCTTAGAGAAGCAGGCTAAAATGCTTAATAAAGCATAGAGATTCAGGCTGGGCCAGTCAAGGTCCGCTACGCTCTCTACCTTGACAACCCCAGCCTGAACCTCTAAATAATAATCAAGCACTTTAAGCCTAAGAAAATGGACCAAGAATTATTGACTTTATCAGCTTTTTAGCTATTTTGCATGAAACTGGGATTTTTGAATTTAAATATGCATTTGATATTGCAATTTACATAAAATAAAAAAAGAGCTCGGATGAGCTCTTTTTCTTGGCATGTTCTAAAAATTAAAGAATTTCAGAAACAACACCGGCACCAACAGTGTGTCCACCTTCACGGATTGAGAAGTTAGTACCTTCTTCAATAGCGATTGGGTGAATTAATTTAACTTCCATAGTAACGTTGTCACCAGGCATTACCATTGGTGTGTCTTCTGGCAAGATAACTTCACCGGTAATGTCAGTTGTACGGAAGTAGAATTGTGGACGGTAGTTGTTCATGAATGGGGTGTGACGTCCACCTTCTTCTTTAGTTAAAACATAAACTTCAGCTTTGAATTCGGTATGTGGAGTAATGGTACCTGGTTCAGCTAAAACTTGACCACGTTCGATGTTTTCACGGGTAATACCACGTAATAAGGCACCAACGTTGTCACCTGCTTCAGCGTAGTCAAGTGTTTTACGGAACATTTCAAGACCGGTAACAGTTGTTTTTTCAGGTTTGTCAGCTAAACCAACGATTTCAACTTCTTTACCAACTTCGATCTTACCACGTTCAACACGACCAGTAGCAACGGTACCACGACCGGTAATTGAGAATACGTCTTCAACTGGCATCATGAATGGTTTGTCAGTGTCACGTTCTGGAGTTGGGATGTATTCGTCAACAGCTTCCATTAAGTCTAAGATAGCTTGTTCAGCATCTGCGTCGCCTTCAAGAGCTTTTAATGCAGAACCTTTAATTACAGGAACGTCATCTCCTGGGAAACCATATTCACTTAATAAGTCACGAACTTCAAGTTCAACTAATTCAAGTAATTCTTCGTCGTCAACCATATCACATTTGTTTAAGAATACAACGAAGTAAGGAACCCCAACTTGACGAGCAAGTAAGATGTGTTCACGAGTTTGAGCCATAGGACCGTCAGTTGCGGCAACAACTAAGATCGCACCGTCCATTTGAGCAGCACCGGTGATCATGTTCTTAACGTAGTCCGCGTGGCCTGGGCAGTCAACGTGAGCGTAGTGACGGTTAGCTGTTTCGTATTCGATGTGAGAAGTGTTAATAGTAATCCCACGTTCTTGTTCTTCAGGTGCGTTATCGATCGCAGCGTAGTCTTTAGCTTCACCGAAACCATTCTTAGCTAAAACAGTAGCGATAGCTGCTGATAAAGTGGTTTTACCGTGGTCAACGTGACCTAAAGTACCGATATTTACGTGTGGTTTACTACGATCAAAATGTTCTTTTGCCATTGTATAATTTTCCTCCTAAAAGTTAACACTAAATTTCTATCTTATGTATATAGATTCAGTAGTTTAATTATATGAGATAGGCCTTGATAAAGTCAAGGACTCTACCTCATCTTTCCTTGATTTTTAAGCCTTTAGACTAATCTTCAGAACCTTTACCATATTTGGCAATGATTTCTTCACTGACAGATTTTGGAACAGGTTCATAGTGGTCAAAGGTCATGGTAAATGTCCCACGTCCTTGGGTTGCTGAACGTAAGGTCGTTGCATACCCAAACATTTCAGATAGTGGCACAAATGAGTGTAAGGTTAAAGCGTTACCGCGTGGTTCTTGTCCTTCGATACGTCCACGACGTGCGGAAACATGTCCCATAACATCGCCTAGGTAGTCTTCAGGAACAACAATGTCAACCTTCATCACAGGTTCAAGGATTACTGCGCCAGCATCTTTAGCTGCATTACGTAATGCAAGAGAAGCGGCAACCTTGAAGGCTGCTTCACTGGAGTCGACATCGTGGTAAGAACCATCATATAGCTTAGCCTTCACGTCAACTAATGGGAAGCCTGCTAGGACACCATTTTCCATAGCGTCTTTCAAACCAGCTTCAACTGAAGGGATGTATTCACGAGGAACAACCCCACCAACGATAGCGTCTTCGAATTCGAAACCGGCACCTTCTTCGTTAGGGGTAAATTCGATCCATACGTCCCCGTATTGCCCTTTACCACCAGATTGACGAACAAACTTACCTTGGGCTTGTGTTTGTTTAGTGAAGGTTTCACGGTAAGACACTTGAGGAGCACCAACAGTTGCTTCAACGTTGAATTCACGTTTCAAACGGTCAACGATAATGTCTAAGTGCAACTCACCCATACCGGCAATAATGGTTTGACCAGTTTCATGGTCGGTACTTGCACGGAAGGTTGGG
This genomic stretch from Aerococcus mictus harbors:
- the rplE gene encoding 50S ribosomal protein L5, whose translation is MANHLKEKYNNEVKNALIEKFNYTSPMQVPKVDKIVLNMGVGDAVSNSKNLENAVEELTKISGQKPIITKAKKSIAGFRLREGMPIGTKVTLRGERMYDFLDKLINVSLPRVRDFRGISKRSFDGRGNYTLGIREQLIFPEIDFDEVDKVRGLDVVIVTTAESDEESRELLAQLGMPFQK
- the rplX gene encoding 50S ribosomal protein L24, whose translation is MRIKTGDKVEIIAGKDKGVQGTVLKTFPKKDRVLVEGANLVKKHQRPSQANPQGGIIEEEAAIHVSNVQLIDPETNEKTRVAIEERDGKRVRVAKKSGKALD
- the rplN gene encoding 50S ribosomal protein L14, yielding MIQTESRLKVADNSGAREVLCVSVLGGSGRKTANIGDVIVCTVKQATPGGVVKKGDVVKAVIVRSKSGTRRADGSYIKFDENACVIIRDDKTPRGTRIFGPVARELRENNYMRIISLAPEVL
- the rpsQ gene encoding 30S ribosomal protein S17, which codes for MAEKRNHRKVLQGRVVSDKMDKTIVVQVDTFKFHPTYKKRISYSKKYKVHDEKNSAKVGDTVKIMETRPLSKDKYFRLVEIVEKSVII
- the rpmC gene encoding 50S ribosomal protein L29; the protein is MNKFSELKDLSVAELNAKEQEYKQELFNLRFQLATGQLENTARIKQVRKQIARIKTALRQQELA
- the rplP gene encoding 50S ribosomal protein L16, with the translated sequence MLVPKRVKHRREFRGKMRGEAKGGKEIAYGEYGLQALDSKWITNRQIEAARIAMTRYMKRGGKVWIKIFPHKPYSAKAIGVRMGSGKGAPEGWVAPVKRGKILFEIAGVPEEVAREALRLAAHKLPIRCKIVKRDVGGESNE
- the rpsC gene encoding 30S ribosomal protein S3, which translates into the protein MGQKINPTGLRIGVIKDWDARWFEEKDYANTLHEDLAVRGYIEDALKDASISQVEIERAANKVNINVHTAKPGMVIGKGGSEVEKLRKDLNQLTGKRVHINVIEVKQPDLSAELVGENIAQQLENRIAFRRAMKQAIQRTMKAGAQGIKVQVSGRLNGADMARTEALDEGTVPLHTLRADIDYAWVEADTTYGKIGVKVWICRGEVLPTTNNQEEE
- the rplV gene encoding 50S ribosomal protein L22, with translation MAEQVLSAKATAKTVRIPARKARLVIDLIRNKSVGEAIAILKNTPRAASPVIEKVLMSAVANAEHNSDLDVTKLYVSEAYVNEGPTMKRFRPRAKGAASRINKRTSHITVVVKEAEEE
- the rpsS gene encoding 30S ribosomal protein S19, with the translated sequence MSRSIKKGPFCDEHLMKKVQEQQDNDKKQVIKTWSRRSTIFPNFIGLTIAVHDGRKHVPVYIQEDMVGHKLGEFVPTRTYHGHAADDKKTRR
- the rplB gene encoding 50S ribosomal protein L2, whose amino-acid sequence is MAIKVYKATTNGRRNMSGSDFSEITKKTPEKSLLAKQSRRAGRNNQGRITVRHHGGGHKQAYRLIDFKRNKDNVEGVVKAIEYDPNRSANIALIHYTDGVKTYIIAPKGLQVGTRIQSGADADIKVGNALPLKNIPVGTVIHNIETKPGKGGQLVRAAGTSAQVLGKEDKYVLVKLNSGEVRFILGTCRATVGSVGNEQHELINSGKAGRSRWLGKRPTVRGSVMNPNDHPHGGGEGRAPIGRKVQMTPWGKPARGIKTRDKNARSNKLIVRHRSKKR
- the rplW gene encoding 50S ribosomal protein L23, whose product is MSAQDIILRPIITEASMEAMDDNKYTFEVATDANKTQVRQAVEELFQVKVVKVNILNVRGKLKRMGRYAGYTRKRRKAIVEVAEGQSIEIFPTTDEDSEE
- the rplD gene encoding 50S ribosomal protein L4; amino-acid sequence: MAKINLYKQDGSQNGEIEVKDDIFAIEPNETAIFDVILMQRASRRQGTHSVKNRSAVSGGGRKPWRQKGTGRARQGSIRAPQWVGGGRAFGPTPRSYSYKLPRKVRRLALRSALSRKVSQDNLVVVDALSLDAPKTKEFKNILENLNVNEKVLVVVDKDNTNAHLSARNLNNVTVVDEDNVNVYDLENHVKVLMTQSALSNVEEVLA
- the rplC gene encoding 50S ribosomal protein L3, with the protein product MTKGILGKKVGMTQFFTESGELVPVTVIEAQANVVLQVKTLENDGYEAVQLGFDDKREVLANKPEQGHVAKAETTPKRFIREFKDVELGEYEVGSEVKVDIFQEGDIVDVTGTSKGKGFQGAIKRHGQQRGPMSHGSHYHRAAGSMGMASDASKVFKGKNLPGQMGGNTVTIQNLEIVKVMADKNVILVKGNVPGAKKSLVEIKTAAKSAE
- the rpsJ gene encoding 30S ribosomal protein S10, with the protein product MAKQKIRIRLKAYEHRALDQSAQKIVETAKRTGAQVAGPIPLPTERSIFTVIRATHKYKDSREQFEMRTHKRLVDIVNPTPKTVDALMKLDLPSGVDIEIKL
- a CDS encoding L,D-transpeptidase family protein, with protein sequence MASKHNGKKGFLIALVTVISVLALVYLGGSYYYQGHFLPETVMAATDISHQSPEEAESRLKDKLSNLGVKVTEKDQVIKEVKPQDLGIQFNISSSLEQVLAQQNAWTWPLAWFNQDHGVLAVEESKDNEAALKGLVNDLAINNAERQAPTNAQVVVDQANNQLSIKKESNGNQVSKEKLGQLIQTAIDQGQDQVKLEDAYLEPQVKSDDPEIQKQMEQFNKISSMKLALNIEDKDYPIDPATIQSWLIVQADSSLDVNRSKISDYLQELNQKVSGLLNPHEFKSTMSGTVTIFPGIYGWYIDRDRAVEEVAQAVLAGEDKSFEPSIAGQGYKVDNFFGDTYIEVDIPNQKLFLYENGQLSLETDVITGQDKSPTIPGANEIWNMESPSILRANSPITGIPYEQPVDYWMAFDYHAEGIHDAKWQPAFGGQLYRNMAGSYGCVNTSINVMPTIFAKSYVGMPVVIFNEESLH
- a CDS encoding IS30 family transposase; translation: MKHSNTKPRSYAHLSAEKRGIIQAMHREGNKQKEIANAIGVNQSTISRELKRGKTRQMTYDHQYVDVYLAETGSRVYKENRLNSKARGALFGKSTFIKAFEEALLTPKKDRVFSVDTFIHKYRREHPLEIVPCTKTMYKYINLGLLRVKNIDLPMKTRIRPRKQSSEPRGINKKLFGKSIDQRCPDVLFREEFGHWELDLVIGKKTKGEPCIITLVERKTRKLLTKKTWRWDAGSIVKSIKKMILKEGQACFKTLTTDNGSEFSKLSHLEYALKNLEVFFAHAYSAWEKGSNERHNRMLREYLPKGTSFKKLTYQELAHYTNTINNRFRKILDYQTPNDCYNMEVAKLQETLREAG